The proteins below are encoded in one region of Chroicocephalus ridibundus chromosome 9, bChrRid1.1, whole genome shotgun sequence:
- the KIF23 gene encoding kinesin-like protein KIF23 isoform X6: MMATRAKKPRRPILKKPSNPSLRDPVGVYCRVRPLSRPDQECCIEVISDTTVQMHPPDGYRIFRNGEYRETQYSFKEVFGTLVVQKKVFDVVAKPLVEDLIRGKNGLLFTYGVTGSGKTHTMTGSPGDGGLLPRCLDMIFNSIGPFQAKRFVFKLDDKNGVDVQCEVDALLERQKRDVMPVPKPTPGKRQIDPEIADMINVQDQCKVEEVDEDNVYCVFVSYIEIYNNYIYDLLEEAPFDPIKPKWNNCNTPVRNGDFIPPQSKILREDQNHNMYVTGCTEVEVKSTEEAFEVFWRGQKKRRIANTQLNRESSRSHSVFIIKLAQAPLDADGDKVLQEKEQITLSQLSLVDLAGSERTNRTKAEGNRLREAGNINQSLMTLRTCIEVLRENQMYGLNKMVPYRDSKLTHLFKNYFDGEGKVRMIVCVNPKAEDYEESLQVMRFAEMTQEVEVARPVDRPLCGLTPGRRFRNQAFQEELSRKLEMRGGPVDAETEEQSVLETILQNFPPLPTCELLDINDDQTLPKLIEVLEKRHKLRQMLIKEFSKAVLTFKTVLQEFDCSVASKENYIKGRLSEKEKTIAGQKTEIERLEKKIKTLEYKIEILEKTATIYEEDKRNLQQELESKSQKLQRQASDKRRLEARFQGMVAETTMKWEKECERRVAAKQLEMQNKLWVKDEKLKQLKAIVTEPKNDKPERPSRERDREKPVQRSVSPSPVPPSSNFIAQVPNSQQLVSNPQVHRRSNSCSSISVASCVMEWEQKTPSHKHTSGTSNARSRQQEPEQSRDCYTSDRRRGMCWTGVIEVPRRRDELEIEEDQCCRPAIYHSLFGQLKRWSHEPCLQMSAGNSAWTNISFV; this comes from the exons ACACAGTATTCATTTAAAGAAGTGTTTGGCACCCTTGTTGTTCAGAAGAAGGTTTTTGATGTGGTGGCTAAACCTCTAGTAGAAGATCTCATTCGTGGGAAAAATG GTCTTCTTTTTACATATGGCGTGACAGGCAGTGGAAAAACACACACCATGACAGGGTCTCCTGGTGATGGAGGACTTCTCCCGCGATGTTTGGATATGATCTTCAACAGTATAGGACCGTTCCAGGCCAAGCGATTT GTTTTTAAGCTTGATGACAAGAATGGTGTGGATGTCCAGTGTGAAGTAGATGCTCTCTTAGAGCGCCAGAAAAGAGATGTCATGCCTGTTCCAAAACCTACACCTGGCAA GCGACAAATAGACCCAGAAATTGCTGATATGATCAATGTGCAAGATCAGTGCAAGGTGGAAGAAGTGGATGAAGATAACGTCTACTGTGTCTTTGTCTCCTATATTGAGATCTACAACAACTACATATATGACCTCTTGGAGGAAGCTCCCTTTGATCCTATAAAACCAAA GTGGAACAATTGCAACACTCCTGTGCGAAATGGTGACTTTAT ACCTCCGCAATCCAAAATACTTCGTGAGGACCAGAATCACAACATGTATGTCACAGGATGCACAGAAGTAGAAGTGAAATCTACAGAAGAAGCTTTTGAAGTGTTCTGGAGAG GTCAAAAGAAGAGGCGTATTGCGAACACTCAGCTGAATCGGGAATCTAGTCGCTCTCACAGTGTTTTTATAATAAAGTTGGCTCAGGCCCCCCTGGATGCGGATGGAGATAAAGTGCTACAG GAGAAAGAACAGATCACTTTAAGCCAGCTGTCTCTAGTTGATCTGGCTGGAAGCGAAAGAACTAACAGAACAAAAGCCGAAGGGAACAGGTTGCGAGAAGCAG gtAATATTAATCAGTCCCTAATGACATTAAGAACATGTATTGAAGTTCTAAGGGAAAACCAGATGTACGGATTAAATAAG ATGGTTCCATACAGAGATTCCAAACTGACTCATCTTTTCAAGAACTATTTTGATGGTGAAGGCAAAGTGCGTATGATTGTATGTGTTAATCCTAAAGCTGAGGACTACGAGGAAAGCTTG CAAGTCATGCGCTTCGCAGAAATGACGCAGGAGGTCGAAGTTGCGAGACCTGTTGACAGACCGCTCTGTGGCTTAACGCCGGGACGGCGCTTTAGGAATCAGGCCTTCCAAGAGGAACTCTCAAGGAAACTGGAGATGCGGGGCGGCCCAGTAGATGCAG aaacagaagagcaatCTGTTTTAGAAACAATTCTGCAGAACTTTCCTCCATTGCCCACATGTGAGCTATTGGATATTAATGATGATCAAACACTTCCAAAGCTTATTGAAGTGCTGGAAAAACGCCATAAACTACGACAAATGTTGATAAAGGAATTCTCCAAAGCTG TGCTTACCTTTAAAACAGTGCTGCAAGAATTTGACTGCAGTGTTGCATCCAAGGAAAACTATATTAAAGGAAGActgtctgaaaaagagaaaacaatagcAGGACAGAAAACAGAGATAGAGCgcctggagaagaaaattaaaactttggaATACAAG aTTGAGATCTTAGAGAAAACTGCAACAATTTATGAAGAAGACAAGCGTAATCTTCAGCAAGAACTAGAAAGCAAGAGCCAGAAATTGCAGCGTCAGGCTTCTGACAAGCGTAGATTGGAGGCACGGTTTCAAGGCATGGTGGCAGAAACAACCATGAAATGGGAGAAGGAGTGT GAGCGTCGGGTagcagcaaagcagctggagaTGCAGAACAAACTTTGGGTCAAAGACGAAAAGCTGAAGCAACTGAAGGCCATTGTTACTGAACCAAAAAATGACAAGCCAGAGAGGCCTTCGCGGGAGAGAGACCGAGAGAAGCCTGTTCAGCGATCAGTGTCTCCTTCACCAGTACCT CCTTCTAGTAACTTTATTGCTCAGGTCCCTAACAGCCAGCAGCTCGTGAGCAACCCGCAGGTTCACAGGCGTTCTAATTCTTGTAGCAGCATTTCTGTGGCATCCTGTGTTATGGAATGGGAGCAGAAAACCCCTTCGCACAAGCATACCAGTGGCACTTCTAATGCCAGGAGTAGACAACAAGAACCAGAACAAAGTAGAGACTGTTACACCTCAGACAGAAGGCGAGGGATGTGCTGGACTGGAGTCATTGAGGTTCCCAGGCGTAGAGATGAGCTAGAAATAGAAGAGGATCAATGCTGCAGG CCTGCAATTTACCATAGTCTGTTTGGGCAACTTAAAAGGTGGTCTCATGAGCCGTGTCTGCAAATGTCTGCTGGAAATAGTGCTTGGACAAACATCTCATTTGTGTGA
- the KIF23 gene encoding kinesin-like protein KIF23 isoform X4: MMATRAKKPRRPILKKPSNPSLRDPVGVYCRVRPLSRPDQECCIEVISDTTVQMHPPDGYRIFRNGEYRETQYSFKEVFGTLVVQKKVFDVVAKPLVEDLIRGKNGLLFTYGVTGSGKTHTMTGSPGDGGLLPRCLDMIFNSIGPFQAKRFVFKLDDKNGVDVQCEVDALLERQKRDVMPVPKPTPGKRQIDPEIADMINVQDQCKVEEVDEDNVYCVFVSYIEIYNNYIYDLLEEAPFDPIKPKWNNCNTPVRNGDFIPPQSKILREDQNHNMYVTGCTEVEVKSTEEAFEVFWRGQKKRRIANTQLNRESSRSHSVFIIKLAQAPLDADGDKVLQEKEQITLSQLSLVDLAGSERTNRTKAEGNRLREAGNINQSLMTLRTCIEVLRENQMYGLNKMVPYRDSKLTHLFKNYFDGEGKVRMIVCVNPKAEDYEESLQVMRFAEMTQEVEVARPVDRPLCGLTPGRRFRNQAFQEELSRKLEMRGGPVDAETEEQSVLETILQNFPPLPTCELLDINDDQTLPKLIEVLEKRHKLRQMLIKEFSKAVLTFKTVLQEFDCSVASKENYIKGRLSEKEKTIAGQKTEIERLEKKIKTLEYKIEILEKTATIYEEDKRNLQQELESKSQKLQRQASDKRRLEARFQGMVAETTMKWEKECERRVAAKQLEMQNKLWVKDEKLKQLKAIVTEPKNDKPERPSRERDREKPVQRSVSPSPVPNAPPVRLRHRRSRSAGERWVDHKPPSNLPTETVMQPHVPHAITVAAASEKALAKCDKYMLTHQELASDGEIETKLIKGDVFKTRGGGQAVQFTDIETLKQESPTGRKRRSSPSNPDPPEDAAESEWTDVETRCSVAVEMRAGSALGPGYEHHAQPKRRKP; this comes from the exons ACACAGTATTCATTTAAAGAAGTGTTTGGCACCCTTGTTGTTCAGAAGAAGGTTTTTGATGTGGTGGCTAAACCTCTAGTAGAAGATCTCATTCGTGGGAAAAATG GTCTTCTTTTTACATATGGCGTGACAGGCAGTGGAAAAACACACACCATGACAGGGTCTCCTGGTGATGGAGGACTTCTCCCGCGATGTTTGGATATGATCTTCAACAGTATAGGACCGTTCCAGGCCAAGCGATTT GTTTTTAAGCTTGATGACAAGAATGGTGTGGATGTCCAGTGTGAAGTAGATGCTCTCTTAGAGCGCCAGAAAAGAGATGTCATGCCTGTTCCAAAACCTACACCTGGCAA GCGACAAATAGACCCAGAAATTGCTGATATGATCAATGTGCAAGATCAGTGCAAGGTGGAAGAAGTGGATGAAGATAACGTCTACTGTGTCTTTGTCTCCTATATTGAGATCTACAACAACTACATATATGACCTCTTGGAGGAAGCTCCCTTTGATCCTATAAAACCAAA GTGGAACAATTGCAACACTCCTGTGCGAAATGGTGACTTTAT ACCTCCGCAATCCAAAATACTTCGTGAGGACCAGAATCACAACATGTATGTCACAGGATGCACAGAAGTAGAAGTGAAATCTACAGAAGAAGCTTTTGAAGTGTTCTGGAGAG GTCAAAAGAAGAGGCGTATTGCGAACACTCAGCTGAATCGGGAATCTAGTCGCTCTCACAGTGTTTTTATAATAAAGTTGGCTCAGGCCCCCCTGGATGCGGATGGAGATAAAGTGCTACAG GAGAAAGAACAGATCACTTTAAGCCAGCTGTCTCTAGTTGATCTGGCTGGAAGCGAAAGAACTAACAGAACAAAAGCCGAAGGGAACAGGTTGCGAGAAGCAG gtAATATTAATCAGTCCCTAATGACATTAAGAACATGTATTGAAGTTCTAAGGGAAAACCAGATGTACGGATTAAATAAG ATGGTTCCATACAGAGATTCCAAACTGACTCATCTTTTCAAGAACTATTTTGATGGTGAAGGCAAAGTGCGTATGATTGTATGTGTTAATCCTAAAGCTGAGGACTACGAGGAAAGCTTG CAAGTCATGCGCTTCGCAGAAATGACGCAGGAGGTCGAAGTTGCGAGACCTGTTGACAGACCGCTCTGTGGCTTAACGCCGGGACGGCGCTTTAGGAATCAGGCCTTCCAAGAGGAACTCTCAAGGAAACTGGAGATGCGGGGCGGCCCAGTAGATGCAG aaacagaagagcaatCTGTTTTAGAAACAATTCTGCAGAACTTTCCTCCATTGCCCACATGTGAGCTATTGGATATTAATGATGATCAAACACTTCCAAAGCTTATTGAAGTGCTGGAAAAACGCCATAAACTACGACAAATGTTGATAAAGGAATTCTCCAAAGCTG TGCTTACCTTTAAAACAGTGCTGCAAGAATTTGACTGCAGTGTTGCATCCAAGGAAAACTATATTAAAGGAAGActgtctgaaaaagagaaaacaatagcAGGACAGAAAACAGAGATAGAGCgcctggagaagaaaattaaaactttggaATACAAG aTTGAGATCTTAGAGAAAACTGCAACAATTTATGAAGAAGACAAGCGTAATCTTCAGCAAGAACTAGAAAGCAAGAGCCAGAAATTGCAGCGTCAGGCTTCTGACAAGCGTAGATTGGAGGCACGGTTTCAAGGCATGGTGGCAGAAACAACCATGAAATGGGAGAAGGAGTGT GAGCGTCGGGTagcagcaaagcagctggagaTGCAGAACAAACTTTGGGTCAAAGACGAAAAGCTGAAGCAACTGAAGGCCATTGTTACTGAACCAAAAAATGACAAGCCAGAGAGGCCTTCGCGGGAGAGAGACCGAGAGAAGCCTGTTCAGCGATCAGTGTCTCCTTCACCAGTACCT AATGCACCTCCGGTTCGCCTCAGACACAGACGGTCGCGCTCAGCTGGGGAGAGATGGGTAGATCATAAGCCACCTTCTAATCTGCCCACTGAGACAGTCATGCAGCCGCATGTCCCCCACGCCATCACGGTGGCGGCTGCAAGTGAAAAGGCACTAGCTAAGTGTGACAAGTATATGCTGACGCACCAGGAGTTAGCCTCTGATGGGGAGATTGAAACAAAACTAATTAAG GGTGATGTGTTCAAAACCAGGGGTGGAGGACAGGCTGTGCAGTTCACAGATATAGAGACTCTGAAGCAAGAATCTCCAACCGG TCGAAAGCGAAGATCATCCCCTTCTAATCCTGACCCACCTGAGGATGCTGCGGAATCCGAATGGACTGATGTAGAAACCAGA TGTTCCGTGGCAGTGGAGATGAGGGCAGGGTCAGCTCTTGGACCTGGATACGAGCATCACGCTCAGCCCAA gcgaAGAAAGCCATGA
- the KIF23 gene encoding kinesin-like protein KIF23 isoform X2 codes for MMATAKKPRRPILKKPSNPSLRDPVGVYCRVRPLSRPDQECCIEVISDTTVQMHPPDGYRIFRNGEYRETQYSFKEVFGTLVVQKKVFDVVAKPLVEDLIRGKNGLLFTYGVTGSGKTHTMTGSPGDGGLLPRCLDMIFNSIGPFQAKRFVFKLDDKNGVDVQCEVDALLERQKRDVMPVPKPTPGKRQIDPEIADMINVQDQCKVEEVDEDNVYCVFVSYIEIYNNYIYDLLEEAPFDPIKPKWNNCNTPVRNGDFIPPQSKILREDQNHNMYVTGCTEVEVKSTEEAFEVFWRGQKKRRIANTQLNRESSRSHSVFIIKLAQAPLDADGDKVLQEKEQITLSQLSLVDLAGSERTNRTKAEGNRLREAGNINQSLMTLRTCIEVLRENQMYGLNKMVPYRDSKLTHLFKNYFDGEGKVRMIVCVNPKAEDYEESLQVMRFAEMTQEVEVARPVDRPLCGLTPGRRFRNQAFQEELSRKLEMRGGPVDAETEEQSVLETILQNFPPLPTCELLDINDDQTLPKLIEVLEKRHKLRQMLIKEFSKAVLTFKTVLQEFDCSVASKENYIKGRLSEKEKTIAGQKTEIERLEKKIKTLEYKIEILEKTATIYEEDKRNLQQELESKSQKLQRQASDKRRLEARFQGMVAETTMKWEKECERRVAAKQLEMQNKLWVKDEKLKQLKAIVTEPKNDKPERPSRERDREKPVQRSVSPSPVPPSSNFIAQVPNSQQLVSNPQVHRRSNSCSSISVASCVMEWEQKTPSHKHTSGTSNARSRQQEPEQSRDCYTSDRRRGMCWTGVIEVPRRRDELEIEEDQCCRNAPPVRLRHRRSRSAGERWVDHKPPSNLPTETVMQPHVPHAITVAAASEKALAKCDKYMLTHQELASDGEIETKLIKGDVFKTRGGGQAVQFTDIETLKQESPTGRKRRSSPSNPDPPEDAAESEWTDVETRCSVAVEMRAGSALGPGYEHHAQPKRRKP; via the exons ACACAGTATTCATTTAAAGAAGTGTTTGGCACCCTTGTTGTTCAGAAGAAGGTTTTTGATGTGGTGGCTAAACCTCTAGTAGAAGATCTCATTCGTGGGAAAAATG GTCTTCTTTTTACATATGGCGTGACAGGCAGTGGAAAAACACACACCATGACAGGGTCTCCTGGTGATGGAGGACTTCTCCCGCGATGTTTGGATATGATCTTCAACAGTATAGGACCGTTCCAGGCCAAGCGATTT GTTTTTAAGCTTGATGACAAGAATGGTGTGGATGTCCAGTGTGAAGTAGATGCTCTCTTAGAGCGCCAGAAAAGAGATGTCATGCCTGTTCCAAAACCTACACCTGGCAA GCGACAAATAGACCCAGAAATTGCTGATATGATCAATGTGCAAGATCAGTGCAAGGTGGAAGAAGTGGATGAAGATAACGTCTACTGTGTCTTTGTCTCCTATATTGAGATCTACAACAACTACATATATGACCTCTTGGAGGAAGCTCCCTTTGATCCTATAAAACCAAA GTGGAACAATTGCAACACTCCTGTGCGAAATGGTGACTTTAT ACCTCCGCAATCCAAAATACTTCGTGAGGACCAGAATCACAACATGTATGTCACAGGATGCACAGAAGTAGAAGTGAAATCTACAGAAGAAGCTTTTGAAGTGTTCTGGAGAG GTCAAAAGAAGAGGCGTATTGCGAACACTCAGCTGAATCGGGAATCTAGTCGCTCTCACAGTGTTTTTATAATAAAGTTGGCTCAGGCCCCCCTGGATGCGGATGGAGATAAAGTGCTACAG GAGAAAGAACAGATCACTTTAAGCCAGCTGTCTCTAGTTGATCTGGCTGGAAGCGAAAGAACTAACAGAACAAAAGCCGAAGGGAACAGGTTGCGAGAAGCAG gtAATATTAATCAGTCCCTAATGACATTAAGAACATGTATTGAAGTTCTAAGGGAAAACCAGATGTACGGATTAAATAAG ATGGTTCCATACAGAGATTCCAAACTGACTCATCTTTTCAAGAACTATTTTGATGGTGAAGGCAAAGTGCGTATGATTGTATGTGTTAATCCTAAAGCTGAGGACTACGAGGAAAGCTTG CAAGTCATGCGCTTCGCAGAAATGACGCAGGAGGTCGAAGTTGCGAGACCTGTTGACAGACCGCTCTGTGGCTTAACGCCGGGACGGCGCTTTAGGAATCAGGCCTTCCAAGAGGAACTCTCAAGGAAACTGGAGATGCGGGGCGGCCCAGTAGATGCAG aaacagaagagcaatCTGTTTTAGAAACAATTCTGCAGAACTTTCCTCCATTGCCCACATGTGAGCTATTGGATATTAATGATGATCAAACACTTCCAAAGCTTATTGAAGTGCTGGAAAAACGCCATAAACTACGACAAATGTTGATAAAGGAATTCTCCAAAGCTG TGCTTACCTTTAAAACAGTGCTGCAAGAATTTGACTGCAGTGTTGCATCCAAGGAAAACTATATTAAAGGAAGActgtctgaaaaagagaaaacaatagcAGGACAGAAAACAGAGATAGAGCgcctggagaagaaaattaaaactttggaATACAAG aTTGAGATCTTAGAGAAAACTGCAACAATTTATGAAGAAGACAAGCGTAATCTTCAGCAAGAACTAGAAAGCAAGAGCCAGAAATTGCAGCGTCAGGCTTCTGACAAGCGTAGATTGGAGGCACGGTTTCAAGGCATGGTGGCAGAAACAACCATGAAATGGGAGAAGGAGTGT GAGCGTCGGGTagcagcaaagcagctggagaTGCAGAACAAACTTTGGGTCAAAGACGAAAAGCTGAAGCAACTGAAGGCCATTGTTACTGAACCAAAAAATGACAAGCCAGAGAGGCCTTCGCGGGAGAGAGACCGAGAGAAGCCTGTTCAGCGATCAGTGTCTCCTTCACCAGTACCT CCTTCTAGTAACTTTATTGCTCAGGTCCCTAACAGCCAGCAGCTCGTGAGCAACCCGCAGGTTCACAGGCGTTCTAATTCTTGTAGCAGCATTTCTGTGGCATCCTGTGTTATGGAATGGGAGCAGAAAACCCCTTCGCACAAGCATACCAGTGGCACTTCTAATGCCAGGAGTAGACAACAAGAACCAGAACAAAGTAGAGACTGTTACACCTCAGACAGAAGGCGAGGGATGTGCTGGACTGGAGTCATTGAGGTTCCCAGGCGTAGAGATGAGCTAGAAATAGAAGAGGATCAATGCTGCAGG AATGCACCTCCGGTTCGCCTCAGACACAGACGGTCGCGCTCAGCTGGGGAGAGATGGGTAGATCATAAGCCACCTTCTAATCTGCCCACTGAGACAGTCATGCAGCCGCATGTCCCCCACGCCATCACGGTGGCGGCTGCAAGTGAAAAGGCACTAGCTAAGTGTGACAAGTATATGCTGACGCACCAGGAGTTAGCCTCTGATGGGGAGATTGAAACAAAACTAATTAAG GGTGATGTGTTCAAAACCAGGGGTGGAGGACAGGCTGTGCAGTTCACAGATATAGAGACTCTGAAGCAAGAATCTCCAACCGG TCGAAAGCGAAGATCATCCCCTTCTAATCCTGACCCACCTGAGGATGCTGCGGAATCCGAATGGACTGATGTAGAAACCAGA TGTTCCGTGGCAGTGGAGATGAGGGCAGGGTCAGCTCTTGGACCTGGATACGAGCATCACGCTCAGCCCAA gcgaAGAAAGCCATGA
- the KIF23 gene encoding kinesin-like protein KIF23 isoform X5 has translation MMATRAKKPRRPILKKPSNPSLRDPVGVYCRVRPLSRPDQECCIEVISDTTVQMHPPDGYRIFRNGEYRETQYSFKEVFGTLVVQKKVFDVVAKPLVEDLIRGKNGLLFTYGVTGSGKTHTMTGSPGDGGLLPRCLDMIFNSIGPFQAKRFVFKLDDKNGVDVQCEVDALLERQKRDVMPVPKPTPGKRQIDPEIADMINVQDQCKVEEVDEDNVYCVFVSYIEIYNNYIYDLLEEAPFDPIKPKPPQSKILREDQNHNMYVTGCTEVEVKSTEEAFEVFWRGQKKRRIANTQLNRESSRSHSVFIIKLAQAPLDADGDKVLQEKEQITLSQLSLVDLAGSERTNRTKAEGNRLREAGNINQSLMTLRTCIEVLRENQMYGLNKMVPYRDSKLTHLFKNYFDGEGKVRMIVCVNPKAEDYEESLQVMRFAEMTQEVEVARPVDRPLCGLTPGRRFRNQAFQEELSRKLEMRGGPVDAETEEQSVLETILQNFPPLPTCELLDINDDQTLPKLIEVLEKRHKLRQMLIKEFSKAVLTFKTVLQEFDCSVASKENYIKGRLSEKEKTIAGQKTEIERLEKKIKTLEYKIEILEKTATIYEEDKRNLQQELESKSQKLQRQASDKRRLEARFQGMVAETTMKWEKECERRVAAKQLEMQNKLWVKDEKLKQLKAIVTEPKNDKPERPSRERDREKPVQRSVSPSPVPNAPPVRLRHRRSRSAGERWVDHKPPSNLPTETVMQPHVPHAITVAAASEKALAKCDKYMLTHQELASDGEIETKLIKGDVFKTRGGGQAVQFTDIETLKQESPTGRKRRSSPSNPDPPEDAAESEWTDVETRCSVAVEMRAGSALGPGYEHHAQPKRRKP, from the exons ACACAGTATTCATTTAAAGAAGTGTTTGGCACCCTTGTTGTTCAGAAGAAGGTTTTTGATGTGGTGGCTAAACCTCTAGTAGAAGATCTCATTCGTGGGAAAAATG GTCTTCTTTTTACATATGGCGTGACAGGCAGTGGAAAAACACACACCATGACAGGGTCTCCTGGTGATGGAGGACTTCTCCCGCGATGTTTGGATATGATCTTCAACAGTATAGGACCGTTCCAGGCCAAGCGATTT GTTTTTAAGCTTGATGACAAGAATGGTGTGGATGTCCAGTGTGAAGTAGATGCTCTCTTAGAGCGCCAGAAAAGAGATGTCATGCCTGTTCCAAAACCTACACCTGGCAA GCGACAAATAGACCCAGAAATTGCTGATATGATCAATGTGCAAGATCAGTGCAAGGTGGAAGAAGTGGATGAAGATAACGTCTACTGTGTCTTTGTCTCCTATATTGAGATCTACAACAACTACATATATGACCTCTTGGAGGAAGCTCCCTTTGATCCTATAAAACCAAA ACCTCCGCAATCCAAAATACTTCGTGAGGACCAGAATCACAACATGTATGTCACAGGATGCACAGAAGTAGAAGTGAAATCTACAGAAGAAGCTTTTGAAGTGTTCTGGAGAG GTCAAAAGAAGAGGCGTATTGCGAACACTCAGCTGAATCGGGAATCTAGTCGCTCTCACAGTGTTTTTATAATAAAGTTGGCTCAGGCCCCCCTGGATGCGGATGGAGATAAAGTGCTACAG GAGAAAGAACAGATCACTTTAAGCCAGCTGTCTCTAGTTGATCTGGCTGGAAGCGAAAGAACTAACAGAACAAAAGCCGAAGGGAACAGGTTGCGAGAAGCAG gtAATATTAATCAGTCCCTAATGACATTAAGAACATGTATTGAAGTTCTAAGGGAAAACCAGATGTACGGATTAAATAAG ATGGTTCCATACAGAGATTCCAAACTGACTCATCTTTTCAAGAACTATTTTGATGGTGAAGGCAAAGTGCGTATGATTGTATGTGTTAATCCTAAAGCTGAGGACTACGAGGAAAGCTTG CAAGTCATGCGCTTCGCAGAAATGACGCAGGAGGTCGAAGTTGCGAGACCTGTTGACAGACCGCTCTGTGGCTTAACGCCGGGACGGCGCTTTAGGAATCAGGCCTTCCAAGAGGAACTCTCAAGGAAACTGGAGATGCGGGGCGGCCCAGTAGATGCAG aaacagaagagcaatCTGTTTTAGAAACAATTCTGCAGAACTTTCCTCCATTGCCCACATGTGAGCTATTGGATATTAATGATGATCAAACACTTCCAAAGCTTATTGAAGTGCTGGAAAAACGCCATAAACTACGACAAATGTTGATAAAGGAATTCTCCAAAGCTG TGCTTACCTTTAAAACAGTGCTGCAAGAATTTGACTGCAGTGTTGCATCCAAGGAAAACTATATTAAAGGAAGActgtctgaaaaagagaaaacaatagcAGGACAGAAAACAGAGATAGAGCgcctggagaagaaaattaaaactttggaATACAAG aTTGAGATCTTAGAGAAAACTGCAACAATTTATGAAGAAGACAAGCGTAATCTTCAGCAAGAACTAGAAAGCAAGAGCCAGAAATTGCAGCGTCAGGCTTCTGACAAGCGTAGATTGGAGGCACGGTTTCAAGGCATGGTGGCAGAAACAACCATGAAATGGGAGAAGGAGTGT GAGCGTCGGGTagcagcaaagcagctggagaTGCAGAACAAACTTTGGGTCAAAGACGAAAAGCTGAAGCAACTGAAGGCCATTGTTACTGAACCAAAAAATGACAAGCCAGAGAGGCCTTCGCGGGAGAGAGACCGAGAGAAGCCTGTTCAGCGATCAGTGTCTCCTTCACCAGTACCT AATGCACCTCCGGTTCGCCTCAGACACAGACGGTCGCGCTCAGCTGGGGAGAGATGGGTAGATCATAAGCCACCTTCTAATCTGCCCACTGAGACAGTCATGCAGCCGCATGTCCCCCACGCCATCACGGTGGCGGCTGCAAGTGAAAAGGCACTAGCTAAGTGTGACAAGTATATGCTGACGCACCAGGAGTTAGCCTCTGATGGGGAGATTGAAACAAAACTAATTAAG GGTGATGTGTTCAAAACCAGGGGTGGAGGACAGGCTGTGCAGTTCACAGATATAGAGACTCTGAAGCAAGAATCTCCAACCGG TCGAAAGCGAAGATCATCCCCTTCTAATCCTGACCCACCTGAGGATGCTGCGGAATCCGAATGGACTGATGTAGAAACCAGA TGTTCCGTGGCAGTGGAGATGAGGGCAGGGTCAGCTCTTGGACCTGGATACGAGCATCACGCTCAGCCCAA gcgaAGAAAGCCATGA